A stretch of Castanea sativa cultivar Marrone di Chiusa Pesio chromosome 2, ASM4071231v1 DNA encodes these proteins:
- the LOC142624021 gene encoding chaperone protein dnaJ C76, chloroplastic, whose translation MSTAYLPLFTPSTPSTTTMKLTPKKISPFNATARKLYGNSMTCKAAAAAASSSSSIMDFDLYDLLGVDSSSHQSQIKLAYRTLQKRCHPDIAGPPGHDMAIILNEVYSILSDPNLRLAYDKEQAKIAELRGYTGKPIYSAWFGLENEQRAVFVDEVKCVGCLKCALFAEKTFAIESVYGRARVVAQWADSEQKIQEAIGACPVDCISIVERSNLAALEFLMSKQPRGNVRVGMGNAAGARVSNIFVDVKKFQTRFEDAMEKASTQHPKETDLQREARMSAIQAIRSISNWLYWQSPVAGGGGGGGSTPVSLQNNLTHVSHNKSSEPSMDKLREAVAARKRAGGTIGRISPNYIYDEDYWIPSIHALPASTQAVSYNASTTQKSSSPTKEYKDRNYRVDDDNQKKPVIWGVLPMIPATIASVIVWLQVGEGTVGGLKQHIGGSLALDIVNSSWSQVMLAGITWYIIGIVIIELVEVVQSRRRL comes from the exons atgtctaCCGCATACCTTCCTCTGTTCACTCCCAGTACCCCTTCAACCACAACAATGAaattaaccccaaaaaaaatcagtcCGTTCAATGCAACTGCTAGAAAGCTGTACGGAAATTCAATGACATGCaaagctgctgctgctgctgcttccTCCTCAAGTTCAATCATGGATTTTGATCTCTATGATCTTCTTGGCGTAGATAGCTCTTCTCATCAGTCGCAGATAAAACTGGCGTATCGGACGCTGCAGAAGCGGTGCCACCCTGACATTGCTGGGCCACCAGGACATGACATGGCTATCATACTCAATGAAGTTTACTCCATCCTCTCTGATCCTAACTTACGCTTAGCTTATGATAAG GAGCAAGCCAAAATTGCAGAACTTAGAGGTTACACAGGCAAACCTATATACTCAGCATGGTTTGGATTGGAAAACGAACAAAGAGCAGTATTTGTTGATGAAGTCAAGTGCGTAGGCTGCTTGAAATGTGCCTTATTTGCTGAAAAGACATTTGCTATTGAATCGGTTTATGGAAGAGCCAGGGTTGTTGCACAGTGGGCTGATTCTGAACAGAAGATCCAAGAGGCCATAGGAGCATGTCCAGTTGATTGCATCTC gattgtGGAGAGGTCAAACCTAGCAGCTCTAGAATTCTTAATGTCGAAGCAACCACGCGGCAATGTAAGAGTGGGCATGGGTAATGCAGCAGGAGCGCGTGTCTCAAATATCTTTGTAGATGTCAAAAAATTCCAGACCAGATTTGAGGATGCAATGGAAAAAGCTTCTACACAACACCCCAAG GAAACAGACCTCCAAAGAGAAGCTAGAATGTCAGCAATTCAAGCAATTAGATCAATCTCAAATTGGTTATACTGGCAATCACCTGTtgcaggaggaggaggaggaggaggatccACACCTGTGTCGTTACAAAATAATCTGACACACGTTTCACACAATAAATCTAGTGAGCCAAGCATGGACAAGCTTCGAGAAGCAGTAGCTGCCAGAAAGCGAGCAGGAGGAACGATTGGTCGAATCTCACCGAACTATATATATGACGAGGATTATTGGATTCCATCAATCCATGCTCTTCCAGCTTCAACTCAAGCCGTCAGCTATAATGCCTCAACTACCCAAAAATCCTCTTCACCTACTAAAGAATACAAGGATAGAAACTATAGAGTAGATGATGACAATCAGAAGAAACCCGTAATATGGGGAGTACTTCCAATGATACCAGCAACAATTGCTTCAGTTATAGTTTGGTTACAAGTTGGAGAAGGGACTGTTGGTGGATTAAAACAACATATAGGTGGCTCTTTGGCTTTGGACATCGTTAACAGCTCTTGGTCACAGGTTATGTTAGCAGGGATTACTTGGTACATCATTGGGATTGTAATAATTGAACTTGTGGAAGTCGTTCAAAGTAGACGAAGGTTATGA